From the genome of Halomonas sp. MCCC 1A13316, one region includes:
- a CDS encoding NAD-dependent succinate-semialdehyde dehydrogenase, with translation MSLPADIFTNKAFIDGRWRDAERRFDVTDPASGKILASVPDLTADDARDAVAAAEAAWPAWRRQPAKQRAALLRAWFDAIMAHQESLARLMTLEQGKPLAESRGEVAYGASFVEFYAEEAKRMAGETLPSHGADKRILVFREPIGVVAAITPWNFPLAMITRKCAPALAAGCPVVIKSAEATPLTALALARLAEQVGFPSGVLNVITASRPAEIGEVLTTDPRVRKVSFTGSTPVGKRLLAQCAGTVKKASLELGGNAPFIVFDDADLDAAIEGAVASKYRNSGQTCVCTNRLLVQSGIYDAFVEKLAARVGKLQVGNGLDEGVIQGPLINAAAVEKVQSHIADALAKGGRLVCGGEPHALGGTFFQPTVIADVTDEMRVAREETFGPLAPVFRFDTDEQAIAMANATEFGLAAYFYARDYRRIWHVMEGLEYGMVAVNEGILSTELAPFGGVKESGLGREGSHHGLDEFTELKYVCVGGL, from the coding sequence ATGTCACTCCCTGCCGACATCTTCACCAACAAGGCCTTCATCGACGGCCGGTGGCGCGACGCCGAGCGCCGCTTCGACGTGACCGACCCTGCCAGCGGCAAAATCCTGGCCAGCGTGCCGGACCTTACCGCGGACGATGCGCGTGATGCCGTGGCGGCGGCGGAAGCGGCCTGGCCGGCATGGCGCCGCCAGCCTGCCAAGCAGCGTGCGGCCCTGTTGCGCGCCTGGTTCGATGCCATCATGGCCCACCAGGAATCGCTGGCCCGCCTGATGACACTCGAGCAAGGCAAGCCCCTGGCGGAATCCCGCGGCGAAGTTGCCTATGGGGCATCGTTCGTCGAGTTCTATGCCGAAGAGGCCAAGCGCATGGCTGGCGAAACCTTGCCCAGCCATGGCGCCGACAAGCGCATCCTGGTCTTCCGCGAGCCGATCGGTGTGGTGGCGGCCATCACCCCATGGAACTTCCCGTTGGCGATGATCACGCGCAAGTGCGCTCCGGCACTGGCCGCCGGTTGCCCGGTGGTGATCAAGTCCGCCGAGGCCACGCCGCTGACAGCCCTGGCCCTGGCCAGGCTGGCCGAGCAGGTAGGCTTCCCCAGCGGCGTGCTCAACGTGATCACGGCGAGCCGTCCCGCCGAGATCGGCGAGGTGCTGACCACCGATCCGCGGGTGCGCAAGGTCTCCTTCACCGGCTCCACGCCGGTGGGCAAGCGCCTGCTCGCGCAATGCGCCGGCACGGTCAAGAAGGCCTCCCTGGAGCTCGGTGGCAATGCGCCCTTCATCGTCTTCGACGACGCCGACCTGGACGCCGCCATCGAGGGTGCAGTGGCCTCGAAGTACCGTAATTCGGGCCAGACCTGCGTGTGTACCAACCGTCTGCTGGTGCAATCGGGCATTTACGATGCCTTCGTCGAGAAACTGGCCGCCCGGGTCGGCAAGCTCCAGGTGGGCAATGGTCTCGACGAGGGTGTGATCCAAGGGCCGCTGATCAATGCGGCTGCGGTGGAAAAGGTGCAATCCCACATTGCCGATGCCCTGGCCAAGGGCGGCAGATTGGTATGCGGCGGCGAGCCCCACGCACTCGGGGGCACCTTCTTCCAGCCCACGGTGATCGCCGACGTCACCGATGAGATGCGCGTGGCACGCGAGGAAACCTTCGGCCCGCTGGCGCCCGTATTTCGCTTCGATACCGACGAGCAGGCCATCGCCATGGCCAACGCCACCGAGTTCGGCCTGGCGGCCTACTTCTACGCTCGCGACTATCGCCGAATCTGGCATGTGATGGAGGGCCTGGAGTATGGCATGGTGGCCGTCAACGAAGGGATTCTTTCCACCGAACTTGCGCCCTTTGGTGGCGTCAAGGAGTCGGGCCTGGGCCGCGAGGGTTCACACCACGGCCTGGATGAATTTACTGAACTAAAATACGTCTGTGTCGGCGGCCTTTGA
- a CDS encoding GlsB/YeaQ/YmgE family stress response membrane protein, translating to MGLIAWLIIGGLAGWIAGNIMRGGGFGILPNIGVGIVGAVIGGFLFRLLGLQAGGFIGSLVTATVGAVVLLWVIAKIRKT from the coding sequence ATGGGACTTATTGCCTGGCTGATCATTGGTGGACTGGCGGGCTGGATCGCCGGCAACATCATGCGCGGCGGCGGCTTCGGTATTCTGCCCAACATCGGCGTAGGCATTGTGGGAGCCGTGATCGGGGGCTTCCTGTTTCGCCTGCTAGGGCTGCAGGCCGGCGGATTCATCGGCTCGCTGGTCACGGCGACTGTCGGCGCGGTGGTACTGCTGTGGGTGATTGCCAAGATCCGAAAAACCTAG
- a CDS encoding MFS transporter produces MPFNVTLLSLCQALLVSGNILLIAVSPLIGARLAPDPAWSTAPVATQWLGLMCATIPASLIMARLGRKRGFLLGNLLGLVGVAVAAQALVAEAFFLFMLGTWLIGIGIGFGQLYRFAAVEAAPMALRDRAIGLVMGGGVLAAFFGPWLARISREAATTPFLGSFLGLGALYLVALLVLLATRLPPPEKTHGDGQPRPLGEIVRQPVFLVAVLSALIGYGVMNLAMTATPLAMSGAGHHFDHVATTIQWHVLAMFLPSFATGHLTTRFGAPRMITAGCLLLAASGMAAQVEAGVTGFHFALVLLGLGWNFTFLPATGLLTEAYRPVEKARTQAANEFLVFSTVAVTALLAGPLVNLLGWTLLNALLVPLALAPMALLAWQRLARRRQDPHISG; encoded by the coding sequence ATGCCGTTCAACGTGACTCTGCTGTCGCTGTGCCAGGCGCTACTGGTGAGTGGCAATATCCTGCTCATCGCGGTCTCGCCGTTGATCGGCGCCCGCCTCGCCCCCGACCCCGCCTGGTCCACGGCACCGGTCGCCACTCAGTGGCTGGGGCTGATGTGTGCGACCATTCCCGCCTCGCTGATCATGGCGCGGCTGGGGCGCAAGCGAGGCTTCCTGTTGGGCAACCTGCTGGGGCTCGTTGGGGTGGCCGTCGCCGCACAGGCTCTGGTGGCCGAGGCCTTCTTTCTCTTCATGCTGGGCACCTGGCTGATCGGCATCGGCATCGGCTTCGGTCAGCTCTATCGTTTTGCCGCCGTGGAAGCCGCCCCGATGGCGCTGCGCGATCGCGCCATCGGCCTGGTCATGGGTGGCGGCGTCCTGGCCGCATTCTTCGGCCCATGGCTGGCCCGTATCAGCCGTGAAGCGGCCACCACGCCTTTTCTCGGCAGCTTCCTCGGCCTGGGAGCGCTCTATCTTGTGGCCCTGCTCGTGCTGCTGGCAACCCGGCTACCGCCCCCCGAGAAAACGCATGGCGACGGCCAGCCACGCCCGCTCGGCGAAATCGTGCGCCAGCCGGTGTTCCTGGTGGCGGTGCTCTCGGCGCTGATCGGCTACGGCGTGATGAACCTGGCGATGACCGCCACTCCGCTGGCCATGTCAGGCGCCGGCCATCACTTCGATCACGTCGCTACCACGATCCAGTGGCATGTGCTTGCAATGTTCTTGCCCTCGTTCGCCACCGGCCACCTGACGACGCGCTTCGGTGCACCACGCATGATCACGGCGGGCTGCCTGCTGCTGGCGGCGAGCGGCATGGCCGCCCAGGTCGAGGCCGGCGTGACGGGATTTCACTTCGCCTTGGTCCTGCTCGGGCTGGGCTGGAATTTCACCTTCCTGCCGGCCACCGGCCTGCTCACCGAGGCCTATCGGCCGGTGGAGAAGGCGCGCACCCAGGCCGCCAATGAATTCCTGGTCTTCTCCACCGTGGCCGTCACCGCACTGCTGGCGGGGCCGCTGGTCAACCTGCTCGGCTGGACGCTGCTCAATGCCCTGCTGGTGCCGCTGGCACTGGCACCGATGGCACTGCTGGCCTGGCAGCGCCTTGCCAGACGCCGCCAAGACCCTCACATTAGCGGCTGA
- the gabT gene encoding 4-aminobutyrate--2-oxoglutarate transaminase translates to MNNAQLNELKQRYVANGAASPATQFADRAENALIWDADGNRIIDFAGGIGVLNIGHRHPKVVEAVKAQLDKVMHTCQTVMPYEGYVKVAERLSQVTPVRGHAKVMLANSGAEALENAVKIARAATGKNNVICFDGGYHGRTFMTMAMNGKVAPYATDFGTMPGNVFRAPYPVPYHGVSEDEALRGLKMAIKTDANPRDTAAIVLEPVLGEGGFYPAPTSFLKAIREICDEHGMLMIVDEVQSGFGRTGKLFAIEHSGVEPDIITMAKSMADGMPISAVVGTDRVMDASGANSLGGTYTGNPLSCAATLAVLDVFEEEKILEKSLALGDKLAKRFGQWQSDFDCVDNARNMGSMAAIDLVSDKAKHTPDADLAAALCKKAREKGLILLSCGLYGNTIRFLMPVTIEDEILEEGLDIVEAALKELVGSQATA, encoded by the coding sequence ATGAATAACGCACAGCTTAACGAACTCAAGCAACGCTACGTCGCCAATGGCGCCGCCAGCCCCGCCACCCAGTTTGCCGATCGCGCCGAGAACGCGCTGATCTGGGACGCTGACGGCAACCGCATCATCGACTTTGCCGGCGGCATCGGCGTGCTCAATATCGGCCATCGCCATCCCAAGGTGGTCGAAGCGGTGAAGGCGCAGCTCGACAAGGTAATGCATACCTGCCAGACCGTGATGCCCTACGAGGGCTACGTGAAGGTCGCCGAGCGCCTGAGCCAGGTTACCCCCGTACGTGGTCACGCCAAGGTGATGCTGGCCAACTCGGGCGCCGAGGCACTCGAGAACGCAGTGAAGATCGCCCGCGCCGCCACCGGCAAGAACAACGTGATCTGCTTCGATGGCGGCTACCATGGCCGTACCTTCATGACCATGGCCATGAACGGCAAGGTCGCGCCCTACGCGACCGACTTCGGCACCATGCCGGGCAACGTCTTCCGCGCCCCTTACCCCGTGCCCTACCACGGCGTCAGCGAAGACGAGGCGCTGCGCGGCCTGAAGATGGCGATCAAGACCGACGCCAACCCCCGCGACACTGCCGCCATCGTACTCGAGCCGGTCCTCGGCGAGGGTGGCTTCTACCCCGCTCCGACCAGCTTCCTCAAGGCGATTCGCGAGATCTGCGACGAGCACGGCATGCTGATGATCGTCGACGAAGTGCAGTCGGGTTTCGGTCGCACCGGGAAGCTGTTCGCCATAGAACACAGTGGCGTCGAGCCGGACATCATCACCATGGCCAAGAGCATGGCCGACGGCATGCCGATCTCCGCCGTGGTGGGGACCGACCGGGTAATGGATGCTTCGGGTGCCAACTCGCTGGGCGGCACCTATACCGGCAACCCGCTCTCCTGCGCCGCGACACTGGCCGTACTCGACGTGTTCGAGGAGGAGAAAATTCTCGAGAAAAGCCTGGCACTCGGCGACAAGCTGGCCAAGCGCTTCGGCCAATGGCAAAGCGACTTCGACTGCGTCGACAATGCTCGCAACATGGGCTCCATGGCCGCCATCGACCTGGTATCAGACAAGGCCAAGCACACGCCTGACGCCGACCTGGCCGCCGCGCTGTGCAAGAAGGCCCGCGAGAAGGGATTGATCCTGCTCTCCTGCGGCCTCTACGGCAACACCATCCGCTTCCTGATGCCGGTTACCATCGAGGACGAGATCCTCGAGGAAGGCCTGGATATCGTCGAGGCCGCGCTCAAGGAACTGGTCGGTAGCCAGGCTACCGCCTGA
- a CDS encoding YcjX family protein: protein MRQSLTRELTNLIERGRDRQLRLAVTGLSRSGKTAFLTSLVNQLRHAGLEARLDLMPAAREGRLLGARRVSQPDLGVPRFPYDQAMAALDDELPRWPEPTRGISELRLSIRYRPARRGLLRSETAELSLDLFDYPGEWLLDLPLLGHDYPGWSHAMLAGAGQQRRALLAEWERAAARLDPAAEANEAELADIAALYARSLQAAREAGFANLQPGRFLLPGDLEGAPVLQFFPLPALADIDDAVLAKLPPESVYATLAARFRHYQQRIVKPFYRDHFRRFDRQIVLVDVLGALNAGPERFEDLSRALTTLMQSFDYGKRSLLSRLFAPRIDRLAIAATKADHVTPEQHANLSALLEALLAEPLQDLRYANVPVKALSLAAIRATEAHEVNHKGERTPALRGTTLEGEEVLVFPGEVPAKLPETEFWARQGFDFHAFRPAPREDGALPHIRLDAALDWLIGDKLQ from the coding sequence ATGCGCCAGTCGCTCACTCGGGAGCTGACCAACCTGATCGAACGCGGCCGCGACCGCCAGCTGCGCCTGGCGGTCACCGGGCTCTCGCGCTCGGGCAAGACCGCCTTTCTCACCTCGCTGGTGAACCAGCTGCGCCACGCCGGGCTCGAAGCGCGGCTCGACCTGATGCCGGCCGCCCGCGAAGGGCGCCTGCTGGGTGCCCGCCGGGTCAGCCAGCCCGACCTCGGGGTGCCACGCTTCCCCTATGACCAGGCCATGGCGGCGCTCGACGACGAGCTGCCGCGCTGGCCCGAACCGACCCGCGGCATCAGCGAGCTGCGCCTGTCGATCCGTTATCGCCCAGCGCGGCGCGGCCTGTTGCGCAGCGAAACCGCCGAGCTCAGCCTCGACCTGTTCGACTACCCCGGCGAGTGGCTGCTCGATCTCCCACTGCTGGGCCATGACTACCCGGGCTGGAGCCATGCCATGCTGGCCGGCGCCGGCCAGCAGCGCCGCGCCCTGCTCGCCGAGTGGGAGCGTGCCGCGGCCAGGCTCGACCCCGCCGCCGAGGCCAACGAAGCCGAGCTGGCCGACATCGCCGCGCTCTACGCGCGCAGCCTGCAGGCGGCACGCGAGGCGGGCTTCGCCAATCTGCAGCCGGGTCGCTTCCTGCTACCGGGAGATCTCGAAGGCGCCCCGGTTCTGCAGTTTTTCCCGCTCCCGGCGCTGGCGGATATCGACGACGCAGTGCTGGCCAAGCTGCCGCCGGAGAGTGTCTACGCCACCCTGGCGGCACGCTTTCGTCATTATCAACAGCGTATCGTGAAGCCCTTCTACCGCGACCACTTCCGCCGTTTCGACCGGCAGATCGTACTGGTCGACGTGCTCGGCGCCCTCAATGCCGGCCCGGAGCGCTTCGAGGATCTTTCCCGCGCGCTGACCACGCTGATGCAGAGCTTCGACTACGGCAAGCGAAGCCTGCTCTCGCGGCTGTTCGCACCGCGCATCGACCGCCTGGCGATCGCCGCGACCAAGGCCGACCACGTCACCCCTGAGCAGCACGCCAATTTGTCCGCCCTGCTCGAGGCCCTGCTCGCCGAACCGCTGCAGGACCTGCGCTACGCCAACGTGCCGGTGAAGGCGCTGTCGCTGGCGGCGATCCGCGCCACCGAGGCGCATGAAGTCAATCACAAGGGCGAAAGGACACCGGCCCTGCGCGGCACGACGCTGGAGGGCGAGGAGGTGCTGGTGTTCCCCGGCGAGGTGCCGGCGAAGCTGCCCGAGACCGAATTCTGGGCCCGCCAAGGGTTCGACTTCCACGCCTTCCGCCCCGCCCCACGTGAAGACGGTGCGCTTCCCCACATTCGCCTCGACGCCGCACTGGACTGGCTGATCGGAGACAAGCTGCAATGA
- a CDS encoding GlxA family transcriptional regulator, whose protein sequence is MSRTVALLAYPDCQLLDVSGPWQVFASANDVSGLSLYRMHLVADAPGSVTTNGGLALQADIAWRDLDTLGPVDTLLVAGGRGVTAQSRRPDLLYALSERSCQVLRLGSICTGAFLLAAAGLLDGRQATTHWRHCARLASDYPAIQVVPDALYVESAGRFTSAGVTAGIDLALSLLEADHGSVLAGQVARELVLFLRRPGGQSQFSEVLASQHRTSGALRRLIDRLHADPAAPHQMEELAESLGVTPRHLSRLFRQQLDTSPGTYLTRLRLEQARLALVASEQPPPLEPLARQWRLGSAEQLRRLFQRHYGVSPSLYYQRFGPAGRTSPLSLTP, encoded by the coding sequence ATGTCGCGCACCGTCGCCCTACTTGCCTATCCCGACTGCCAGCTGCTGGACGTCAGCGGACCGTGGCAGGTCTTTGCCTCGGCCAACGATGTGAGCGGTCTATCGCTTTACCGCATGCATCTGGTCGCCGATGCGCCGGGCAGCGTGACGACCAATGGCGGCCTGGCTCTGCAGGCCGACATTGCCTGGCGTGACCTCGACACGCTCGGCCCCGTGGATACGCTGCTCGTCGCTGGTGGTCGCGGCGTAACCGCCCAGAGCCGACGGCCCGATCTGCTTTACGCCCTGAGCGAGCGGTCCTGTCAGGTACTTCGATTGGGCTCGATCTGCACTGGCGCCTTCCTGCTCGCCGCGGCCGGCCTGCTCGACGGGCGCCAGGCCACCACTCACTGGCGACACTGCGCCCGGTTGGCCAGCGATTATCCCGCGATCCAGGTGGTTCCCGATGCTCTCTACGTCGAGTCGGCGGGACGCTTCACCAGCGCCGGGGTCACCGCCGGCATAGACTTGGCCTTGTCACTGCTCGAGGCCGACCATGGCAGCGTCCTGGCCGGTCAGGTCGCCCGCGAACTGGTGCTGTTCCTGCGCCGTCCCGGCGGGCAGTCGCAGTTCAGTGAAGTGCTGGCCAGCCAGCATCGCACCAGCGGTGCACTGCGACGCTTGATCGACCGTCTCCACGCCGACCCCGCCGCCCCCCATCAGATGGAAGAGCTGGCCGAGTCGCTTGGGGTCACCCCGCGCCACCTGTCACGCCTGTTCCGTCAGCAGCTCGACACCTCACCCGGCACCTACCTGACCCGCTTGCGCCTGGAACAGGCTCGCCTGGCGCTGGTGGCCAGCGAGCAACCACCGCCGCTGGAGCCGCTGGCACGACAATGGCGCCTGGGTAGTGCGGAACAGCTACGGCGGTTGTTTCAACGCCACTACGGGGTTTCTCCCAGCCTGTACTACCAGCGCTTCGGTCCTGCAGGCCGAACTTCACCCTTATCTCTTACTCCGTAA
- the katE gene encoding catalase HPII, which yields MANNPHTTPNSGAPNDTDFKTNEQSKSENLEKYRSDATGHDLRTNHGTRIADNHNSLKAGERGPTLLEDFVFREKLNHFDNERIPERIVHARGAAAHGYFQPYDNAAQYSKASLFQDHGKKTPVFVRFSTVQGSRGSNDTVRDVRGFATKFYTDEGNWDLVGNDMPVFFIQDAIKFPDFVHAVKPEPHNEIPQGQSAHDTFWDFVSLMPESTHMVLWTMSDRAFPRHYRNMEGFGVHTFRLIDKQGRSRFVKFHWKPLAGTCSLIWDEAQKLWGRDPDFNRRMMWEDIENGDFLEYEFGIQVVEEEDEHKFDFDLLDPTKIIPEEQVPVTPIGKMVLNRNPDNYFAETEQVAFNPAHVVPGIDFTNDPLLQGRLFSYLDTQMLRLGGPNFNELPINQPVCPFHNNQRDAMHRQTINKGQASYEPNSIDGGWPSETPAAPENGGFESHYERIDAHKIRARSPSFGDHYSQATLFWNSQTDVEKEHIIAAYTFELSKVQRPWIRERMIKEILPNIDLELARRVGENHGIEAPTEKPAAPEELGRISQLESPALSLMARLPGNIQYRKVAILAADGVDGDQIEALKKKLEAEGAQGLVIAPSMAPVKAAGGKSVTPDAMLNGMPSVAVDAVVVPGGTDSVEALAQSGQGRYYVQEAYKHLKAIAAVGEGKLLLDAADVPTGEEGVLTGAAVDDVFAPLRDAMGQHRVWARDPKANDMPA from the coding sequence ATGGCGAACAACCCCCACACCACGCCCAACAGCGGTGCGCCCAACGACACCGACTTCAAGACCAACGAGCAAAGCAAGTCGGAGAATCTTGAGAAGTACCGTAGCGATGCCACGGGCCACGACTTGCGCACCAATCACGGCACGCGCATTGCCGACAACCACAACTCGCTGAAGGCGGGAGAGCGAGGGCCGACGCTACTCGAGGATTTCGTCTTTCGCGAGAAGCTCAACCACTTCGACAACGAGCGCATTCCAGAGCGTATCGTACATGCCCGCGGGGCCGCGGCCCACGGCTACTTCCAGCCCTACGACAATGCCGCCCAGTACTCCAAGGCAAGCCTGTTTCAGGACCACGGTAAGAAGACGCCGGTCTTCGTGCGCTTCTCCACGGTTCAGGGTTCGCGCGGCTCCAACGACACCGTGCGTGACGTACGCGGCTTCGCCACCAAGTTCTATACCGACGAGGGAAATTGGGATCTGGTCGGCAACGACATGCCGGTGTTCTTCATCCAGGATGCGATCAAGTTTCCCGACTTCGTTCATGCGGTGAAGCCCGAACCGCACAACGAGATTCCCCAGGGCCAGTCGGCCCACGACACCTTCTGGGATTTCGTCTCGCTGATGCCGGAGTCGACCCACATGGTGCTGTGGACCATGTCCGATCGGGCCTTCCCGCGCCATTACCGCAACATGGAAGGCTTCGGCGTGCACACCTTCCGCCTGATCGATAAACAGGGCAGGTCGCGCTTCGTGAAATTCCACTGGAAGCCGCTGGCGGGTACCTGCTCGCTGATCTGGGACGAGGCGCAGAAGCTATGGGGCCGTGATCCCGACTTCAATCGGCGCATGATGTGGGAAGATATCGAGAACGGCGACTTCCTCGAGTACGAATTCGGCATCCAGGTCGTCGAGGAGGAGGACGAGCACAAGTTTGACTTCGACCTTCTCGACCCCACCAAGATCATTCCCGAGGAGCAGGTGCCGGTCACGCCCATCGGCAAGATGGTACTCAACCGTAATCCGGACAACTATTTCGCCGAAACCGAGCAGGTCGCCTTCAATCCGGCCCACGTGGTGCCGGGTATCGATTTTACCAACGATCCACTGCTGCAGGGACGACTGTTCTCTTATCTCGATACACAGATGCTGCGCCTGGGCGGGCCCAACTTCAACGAACTTCCCATCAACCAGCCGGTGTGCCCGTTCCACAACAACCAGCGCGATGCCATGCATCGCCAAACCATCAACAAGGGTCAAGCCTCCTACGAGCCCAACTCGATCGACGGCGGCTGGCCCAGCGAGACACCGGCAGCGCCCGAGAACGGTGGCTTCGAGTCCCACTACGAGCGTATCGATGCGCACAAGATTCGTGCCCGCAGCCCCTCGTTCGGCGACCACTACTCCCAAGCCACGCTGTTCTGGAACAGCCAGACCGATGTGGAGAAGGAGCACATCATCGCCGCCTATACCTTCGAGCTCTCCAAGGTGCAGCGGCCGTGGATCCGCGAGCGCATGATCAAGGAGATTCTGCCCAACATCGACCTCGAGCTAGCGCGCCGGGTCGGTGAGAATCACGGCATCGAAGCGCCGACGGAGAAGCCGGCAGCTCCCGAGGAGCTGGGCCGGATTTCACAGCTGGAGTCGCCGGCACTGAGCCTGATGGCACGCCTGCCGGGCAACATCCAGTATCGCAAGGTGGCGATCCTGGCGGCCGACGGCGTCGATGGCGACCAGATCGAGGCGCTCAAGAAGAAGCTCGAGGCCGAAGGTGCACAGGGCCTGGTGATCGCGCCGAGCATGGCACCGGTCAAGGCCGCGGGTGGAAAGAGCGTGACGCCCGACGCCATGCTCAACGGCATGCCCTCGGTGGCGGTGGACGCGGTAGTGGTGCCCGGCGGCACTGACAGCGTGGAAGCGCTGGCCCAGTCGGGACAGGGCCGTTACTACGTGCAGGAGGCTTACAAGCATCTCAAGGCGATCGCCGCTGTGGGTGAGGGCAAGTTGCTGCTGGACGCAGCGGACGTGCCTACCGGCGAAGAGGGCGTGCTGACAGGCGCCGCGGTGGACGATGTGTTTGCCCCGCTACGGGATGCGATGGGGCAGCATCGGGTGTGGGCGAGAGACCCGAAGGCCAACGATATGCCGGCCTGA
- a CDS encoding DUF924 family protein, whose product MSERLPGRDAVIAFWFEELEPAQWFRKDEELDGKVRERFTTLHHAAAAGELWQWRDTPRGRLAEILVLDQFSRNLFRDDARAFAQDPMALVLAQEAVAKGHDQELEVHWRSFLYMPYMHSESLAVHGEALRLFDQPGLEDNLRFEHLHHDILLRFGRYPHRNAILGRESSDEEQAFLKQPGSSF is encoded by the coding sequence ATGAGCGAGAGGTTGCCCGGCCGCGACGCGGTGATTGCCTTCTGGTTCGAAGAACTCGAGCCCGCCCAGTGGTTTCGCAAGGATGAAGAGCTCGATGGGAAGGTCCGCGAGCGCTTCACCACACTGCACCATGCCGCAGCCGCAGGCGAACTGTGGCAGTGGCGCGATACGCCACGGGGACGGCTGGCCGAGATCCTGGTGCTCGACCAGTTCTCGCGTAACCTCTTTCGTGATGACGCGCGCGCCTTCGCCCAGGATCCCATGGCGCTGGTGCTGGCTCAGGAGGCCGTGGCCAAGGGGCATGATCAAGAACTCGAAGTTCACTGGCGCAGCTTTCTCTACATGCCTTACATGCACAGCGAGTCGCTCGCGGTGCACGGCGAGGCGCTGCGTCTGTTCGATCAGCCCGGGCTGGAGGACAACCTGCGCTTCGAACACCTGCACCATGACATCCTGCTGCGCTTTGGTCGCTATCCGCACCGCAATGCCATTCTCGGCCGTGAGTCGAGTGACGAGGAACAGGCTTTCCTGAAACAGCCTGGCTCGTCATTTTAA